The Bombus pascuorum unplaced genomic scaffold, iyBomPasc1.1, whole genome shotgun sequence genome contains a region encoding:
- the LOC132915949 gene encoding cell surface glycoprotein 1-like, producing the protein METIDDVVNNDEIEMHDVVQHSEMPGIQPPCLVQPLMQVRPNPLPRPFSATYGSTLLKSTLIAEPTPSDDLTPSDELTSSDEPMPMARPSRRTSAIISRSWQYPHPLHERFQQRTRRPIMRMPTIGEEEEHHIHLYNGIDGTAAEDFVLILIAPGRQWDN; encoded by the exons ATGGAGACAATCGACGACGTAGTAAACAATGACGAAATCGAGATGCATGACGTGGTCCAGCACAGCGAGATGCCGGGTATTCAACCGCCTTGCTTGGTGCAGCCGCTTATGCAGGTGAGGCCGAATCCTCTCCCACGACCCTTCTCGGCTACTTACGGCTCGACCTTACTTAAATCGACGCTCATCGCTGAACCGACGCCCAGCGATGATCTGACGCCCAGCGATGAACTGACGTCCAGCGATGAACCGATGCCCATGGCTCGACCATCTCGTAGAACTTCCGCTATTATATCACGAAGCTGGCAATACCCTCATCCATTGCACGAA AGATTTCAACAACGTACCAGACGGCCGATAATGAGAATGCCGACTATCGGCGAAGAAGAGGAGCACCATATACACTTGTATAATGGTATCGACGGTACAGCGGCAGAAGACTTTGTGCTGATATTGATTGCACCCGGCCGACAGTGGGACAATTAA